A window of Zingiber officinale cultivar Zhangliang chromosome 5A, Zo_v1.1, whole genome shotgun sequence contains these coding sequences:
- the LOC121982024 gene encoding high mobility group B protein 6-like, with protein MKLLEKEHLQKTAMELLEQYLQFQQEREGCFEAKHPMSAFFLFSKERREALLQEKKTILEISKIAGEEWKNMAEEQKAPYEEEQNGIFSCASSI; from the exons atgaaGCTACTGGAAAAAGAGCATTTGCAGAAGACCGCCATGGAGTTGCTGGAACAATATTTGCAGTTTCAACAG GAAAGAGAAGGATGCTTTGAAGCAAAACATCCGATGTCAGCTTTCTTCTTGTTCTCGAAAGAACGCCGTGAAGCTCTGCTACAAGAGAAGAAAACCATCCTTGAG ATCTCAAAGATAGCAGGAGAGGAGTGGAAGAACATGGCAGAAGAGCAGAAAGCTCCCTATGAGGAGGAGCAAAATGGAATATTTTCGTGTGCATCTTcaatttga